The following are from one region of the Maribacter aquivivus genome:
- a CDS encoding hydroxypyruvate isomerase family protein, whose product MKRRNFIGTSAAASVGFLTTSAATACDKNPKTDAKLKYNINHSVCYWCYGSIPFEDFLKNLVELDIRSIDLVGPDEFPLLKKYNIHASMCWGAGMGIEKGFNDLSLHEELIADYERVIPLVAEAGYTNLICFSGNRNGMNDLVGLRNCALGLKKLMPLAEKHGVVLQMELLNSKVNHKDYMCDTSEWGVSLCQAIGSEHFKLLYDIYHMQIMEGDIIRNIEDYHQYYGHYHTGGNPGRHEIDETQEIFYPAVMKAILKTGYTGHVAQEFVPSWDDKIAALKQGVTICDV is encoded by the coding sequence ATGAAAAGAAGAAATTTTATTGGAACCTCAGCGGCTGCCTCTGTCGGATTCTTAACTACTTCAGCAGCAACGGCATGCGATAAAAACCCTAAAACTGATGCTAAATTAAAGTACAATATTAACCATAGTGTTTGTTATTGGTGCTATGGAAGTATCCCTTTTGAAGATTTTCTTAAAAATTTAGTGGAATTAGATATTAGATCGATTGATTTAGTTGGACCAGATGAATTTCCACTTCTTAAGAAATATAACATTCACGCTTCTATGTGCTGGGGTGCAGGTATGGGGATAGAGAAAGGTTTTAACGATCTTTCTTTACACGAAGAGTTAATTGCAGATTATGAGCGTGTAATACCATTAGTGGCAGAAGCAGGTTATACCAACTTAATATGTTTTAGCGGAAATAGAAACGGAATGAACGATTTAGTTGGATTACGAAATTGCGCCTTAGGTTTAAAAAAACTAATGCCTTTGGCTGAAAAGCACGGCGTAGTTTTACAGATGGAACTTCTAAACAGTAAGGTTAATCATAAAGATTATATGTGTGACACCTCTGAATGGGGCGTATCTCTTTGCCAAGCAATAGGTTCTGAACATTTTAAATTGCTTTATGATATTTACCACATGCAAATTATGGAAGGTGATATCATTAGAAATATTGAAGATTACCACCAGTACTACGGACACTACCATACTGGCGGAAACCCAGGTAGACATGAAATAGATGAAACCCAAGAAATTTTCTACCCTGCAGTTATGAAGGCTATTCTAAAAACAGGATATACGGGACATGTAGCGCAAGAATTCGTACCTAGCTGGGATGATAAAATTGCAGCACTAAAACAAGGCGTTACTATTTGTGATGTGTAA
- a CDS encoding DUF922 domain-containing protein, which translates to MGLIKKAHFVLFLLALLTIYNVRSQEVVSWEPDFRFTWNDFKGSVPVTSGAAATTASGITYRFSTFYENDELQVDYKVFAYFYPTKSWYKPKLCNDVTLLHEQLHFDITELYARKLRKQLAETKFTKNVKEEIRSIYKATIRQLNDFQNKYDSETNYSRNLPVQEWWVKEIESALKL; encoded by the coding sequence TTGGGACTTATAAAAAAGGCACATTTTGTTTTATTTCTATTAGCGCTACTGACCATTTATAATGTTCGGAGTCAAGAAGTAGTGTCTTGGGAGCCAGATTTTAGATTTACTTGGAATGACTTTAAAGGTAGTGTGCCCGTAACTTCCGGCGCTGCGGCAACAACAGCCAGCGGTATTACCTATCGCTTTTCCACTTTTTACGAGAATGACGAATTACAGGTAGACTATAAGGTATTCGCCTATTTCTATCCAACAAAGTCATGGTATAAGCCTAAGTTGTGTAATGATGTTACCTTGTTGCATGAGCAATTACATTTTGATATTACCGAGCTCTATGCGCGTAAATTGCGAAAGCAATTGGCAGAGACAAAATTTACTAAGAATGTAAAAGAAGAGATTCGTAGTATCTATAAAGCTACCATTAGACAATTGAATGATTTTCAAAATAAATACGATTCAGAAACCAACTACTCAAGAAATTTACCTGTTCAGGAATGGTGGGTGAAAGAGATTGAGAGTGCTTTGAAATTATAA
- a CDS encoding DUF3820 family protein has translation MEINPDKQKLIELAHYRMPFGKYKGKYLIDLPEPYLVWFNQKGFPDGKLGDLLRSMLEIKTNGLESIIRKIQKHFPKEIR, from the coding sequence ATGGAAATTAATCCTGATAAGCAGAAGTTAATAGAATTGGCACACTACCGAATGCCATTTGGTAAGTATAAGGGTAAGTATTTAATTGATTTACCAGAGCCATATTTGGTATGGTTTAATCAAAAAGGATTTCCTGATGGTAAATTGGGAGATTTATTGCGTTCTATGTTAGAAATCAAAACAAACGGCTTAGAATCGATAATTCGTAAAATACAAAAACATTTTCCTAAAGAAATCCGTTAA
- a CDS encoding OsmC family protein, which yields MTSKVTYNGDLRTECVHLKSNDSFVTDAPVDNNGLGQAFSPTDTVATGLASCMLTMMGIKANGLEVDLKGTTASVTKHMAASPRRISKIEVEVHLPKDISDKNRKILVHTANTCPVHYSLHPDIEKVITYNWDL from the coding sequence TAAGAACTGAATGTGTTCATTTAAAATCGAATGATTCTTTCGTGACAGATGCACCAGTAGATAATAATGGTTTAGGTCAGGCATTTTCACCTACAGATACCGTTGCTACAGGTTTGGCTAGTTGTATGTTAACAATGATGGGTATTAAGGCAAACGGGTTAGAAGTAGACTTAAAAGGTACTACGGCATCTGTTACCAAGCACATGGCTGCTTCACCTAGAAGAATATCTAAAATAGAAGTAGAAGTTCATTTGCCAAAAGATATTTCAGATAAGAATAGAAAGATTTTAGTGCACACGGCAAATACTTGCCCTGTGCACTATAGTTTACATCCAGATATTGAGAAAGTAATCACTTATAATTGGGACTTATAA